CTGTTGGAAATTGTGGGGGTCTTAGATCTTAGACTGTATGCACCATGCTTCTCTTACGCCTGCCCCCCACAGTGAGATTGAAGGATGAGCTATAAGCAAGACGATATCCTTCCAAGTTAAAGGGAAGAGGAAATGCTTAGAAAGTGGTTGGAAGCTTCtaataagagaataaaattataatatatagcTTTAGTATATTTGAGgtagtgtgtgtgttttgaaacaAGCAGTAGAAGTTGATCTGCTTACTTGAATACGGGGAAAGAGGGAGCATTAGCGGTCCTAGATTATCGAGTCGCAGACAAAGGGCATGAAATATGCAGGATTTGGTGAGAGGTGCTCAAGCTAAAAAGACCAGATTGGATCCACTGACTGGGCTGTCCATTTGTTCTGCAGTCTACCCAACGGCAAAGATCTGCTCTTAACACAGGGAATTGCTGAACCAATCGTAATGTCCCGCTTTCCCTCTCTTGAGCAGCATTTCCAATCCCCAGACTAGATGAGATCTCCCACGTTAGAGAGGAAGAGCCTTTGGTCCCAGATATCCCAGAGCCTCAAGAGCCTCAAGAGCCAGAAATCCTGAGTTTTACCTACACAGGTGAGGAACGACAAAAGGCATCTCCCCCACAGAGCTGgcacttcccctctccctctggggtGCCCCTCTCATTGGTTCTTCTAACCTGTTGGCCATCACCCCTGTCTCCCTCTGAATGCCAAATTCTTCTGTCCtcatcctcctctttcccctcccatcATTCGTGTGAGGGATATGTAATGTAAGAtggtgaaagagaaaaaatgggaACTTTGGAATGCAGCTGTAGTCATATATGAAGCAGGTCACTTAAACTCTTGGTCCTCAGTGTCCAcatttgtgaaatgaggataataatctTTGTCCCCACCAAGGCTTGTCGACAGCATGAGATAACATATaagaaagtgcctggcacatgacagAAATCAGTTGACcagttatttccttctttcccagccTCTGCAGTTATGAAATACGGGCTTCTCTCTGTGTGGTCTTGCCTTCCCAAGACAGTTTAAAAATCCCGCCATTGTGTGGAAGGCATCATCCCCTCTATAATTTCCCCTGTTCTCCTCTCACCCTCTCTACAGGAGATAGGAGTGAAGATGAAGAAGAGTATCTTGAGCAGGAAGATCTAAGTTTGGAAGATCTACACAGATCTATTTTGGGAGATCCAGAAATCCACCAGACCCCAGACTGGGAAATAGTCTTTGAGGATGATCCAAATAGACTTAACGAAAGAAGATTTGGTACAAATATTTCTCAAGTTAATAGTTTATCGAATCTTCGGGAAACCATGCCTATCCACCCCTTGTTAGGGAGACACCATGACTGTCCTGTATGTGGGAAAAGTTTCACTTGTAACTCCCACCTTGTTAGACACCTAagaactcacacaggagagaaaccctataaatgtaTGGAGTGTGGAAAAAGTTACACGCGCAGCTCGCATCTTGCCAGGCACCAGAAGGTTCACAAAATGGGCACTGCTTATAAATTTCCCCTAAACCGGAAGAATTTGGATGAGACCTCCTCTCTGGTCCAGGCTGAGAGAACTCCACCTGTTGAGAAACCCTATAGATGTGACGATTGTGGAAAACACTTCCGCTGGACCTCAGACCTTGTCCGGCATCAGAGGACACACACAGGAGAAAAACCCTTCTTCTGTACTATTTGTGGCAAAAGCTTCAGCCAGAAGTCTGTGCTCACAACACACCAAAGAATCCACCTCGGAGGCAAACCCTACCTGTGTGGAGAGTGTGGGGAGGACTTCAGCGACCACAGGCGGTATCTGGCACACCGGAAGACGCACGCCGCTGAGGAGCTGTATCTCTGTAGCGAGTGCGGGCGGTGCTTCAGCCACAGCGCGGCGTTTGCCAAGCACCTGCGAGGACACGCCTCAGTGAGGCCCTGCCGGTGCAACGAATGTGGGAAAAGCTTCAGTCGGAGGGACCACCTTGTCAGGCACCAGAGAACCCACACTGGCGAGAAGCCGTTCACGTGCCCCACCTGTGGAAAGAGCTTCAGCAGGGGCTATCACTTAATCAGGCATCAGAGGACCCACTCAGAAAAGACCTCCTAGCTAGCTTCCCGTGTGAGGCGGTCTGCATTCAGCCCTCACCCGGGGACGGGCGAGGAGATGCCCCTTGTCAGCTCGGGAAGACCTTTTCCAGGGAGTCTCCCTGACTTGCCCAGATCTACATCACCTCTTCCCACAGCTAAATAAAATCCCCCTGGCAGAACCTCTCAACCTTCTTCTACACCTTGAGGAGATTTTTTTGCCCAAAGTACAACCTGGGTGGAGGCTTCTCCTTGACTGGAGTGTTCCTGCCTCTACCTCATGGGTGTGAAGGAGGAGATTTAGAAGACTTCCGAGGTTGTGGTTATTATATTTTGCCCAAAATAGGCTGTCGCGTATCCTAAAGACTGCTTCACAGCCTCAAGTATAAAGTTGCCCAGGACAGCCCTTTAGGTATGGTGAGGGACCGGCCTCTAGGATTCTGTCTTTACTGGGCTCAAATCTTAAAGCACACAGCCCTGAACTCAAGGCCGGAGATTTGCATCCTCATGGCTCTGCCACACACTCACGGGATAACTACAGATCTCTCACTGGTTCACTTCTTCACCATGCACTTTCCTTTGATCCTGGGGAGAGATGGGAGAAGTGTCTGATGGGGGAAAACCTCGAGGCTGTTTCCCATGGACCTTGTCAGGCTGCTCCCTTATCCATTGCCAAAATACCAGGTGCCAGACCCTGCTAGAAAGGAGGACCTAGTCAGAAGCCTCTTTCCTTGTGGGGTGCTTTCCTGTTAGAATACTCCTGCCCACCCTTCTTAGTGTTCTACCAGCCTCTTGGTTTTGCCCCTAGCACTTCTGCAAAAGTGAGACGCAACAGTTGGGTGCTGGGGGAGTCAGTTAAAGCATAATTAAACCATGATGAAATCATTTACATTCCCACACGTGTACAAgcccacccctcctgccctctTCACATGGGTTTGTGAGGGGATTTTGGAACCATGTCAGCTTACATAGGTACTATAGTAATTACAGAGTCATGATTGA
Above is a genomic segment from Halichoerus grypus chromosome 11, mHalGry1.hap1.1, whole genome shotgun sequence containing:
- the ZNF202 gene encoding zinc finger protein 202; translated protein: MATALEPEDQDLWEEEGILMVKLEDDFTCRPESVLQRDDPVLETSHQNFRRFRYQEAASPREALIRLRELCHQWLRPERRTKEQILELLVLEQFLTVLPGELQSWVRGQRPESGEEAVTLVEGLQKQPRRPRRWVTVHVHGQEVLSEETVHPEAEPESPSELQNPVQTSTPEASREETIQSPDLGPPEEQSLCHELEFQPLQESEVPVSQDPELPEERNTGNPEMVALLTALSQGLVTFKDVAVCFSQDQWSDLDPAQKEFYGEYVLEEDCGIVVSLSFPIPRLDEISHVREEEPLVPDIPEPQEPQEPEILSFTYTGDRSEDEEEYLEQEDLSLEDLHRSILGDPEIHQTPDWEIVFEDDPNRLNERRFGTNISQVNSLSNLRETMPIHPLLGRHHDCPVCGKSFTCNSHLVRHLRTHTGEKPYKCMECGKSYTRSSHLARHQKVHKMGTAYKFPLNRKNLDETSSLVQAERTPPVEKPYRCDDCGKHFRWTSDLVRHQRTHTGEKPFFCTICGKSFSQKSVLTTHQRIHLGGKPYLCGECGEDFSDHRRYLAHRKTHAAEELYLCSECGRCFSHSAAFAKHLRGHASVRPCRCNECGKSFSRRDHLVRHQRTHTGEKPFTCPTCGKSFSRGYHLIRHQRTHSEKTS